A segment of the Sander lucioperca isolate FBNREF2018 chromosome 7, SLUC_FBN_1.2, whole genome shotgun sequence genome:
CTCATTTAAATTGTGGCGTTATCAcagtggttttgttttgtttttgtctgaagGCCAAAGCGGCAATCGAAGCCCTCCGCCGACGATGGGTACTGGGACTGTAGCGTCTGCACGTTCAGGAACACCGCTGAGGCGTTCAAGTGCACGATGTGTGATGTCAGGAAGGGGACGTCAACTCGGTAAGAATAACTGCAGCTGTTATTTTTAAGGAACAAAGCACTGCAGAACTATTTTAATTgtacgattaaaaaaaagtatactcGGTTGTAGGTTTTTAAGGTACATCTATCAACAACAGCCctgcaataaatcttatattCATGACGGgtttaatgttcagtttttgttgaaaagGTTTTAGATAGTTGTTGATTGAACTTGGATTTTTGAGAGTAGTCAGGGCCATACGTTACAGTACCATGAGGTCATCCTTGTGTTGGGAAATTCTGGGAGTTTTAAGGGAAACCGAAATAAGCATTTCCCCACTAGAGTAAATCCCTGATACTGGGGAGAAGCTtttgaaaacttaaaaaattaaTAACTCAATGTGGGGGTAAATGCAGTAAATACAGCTCAACACTTGACTGAATAGAAAATATCTGGGTAAAAACTACAACTATTAACAATCACAATCCACAGCCTCCAAAGTTACCATAGAGTTGAGTCAACACCTTTTTAAAAACTTAACATGATAAAGGTAGGGTTTATTGCAGGGCAGGTATTAAGACTACATCAGTTTTAGCTAGGGGATCTAAtgaactggcaactgagtgacgagagtagtctcgctttgccagaccttcctccacagttctgcggagaaaggtctggcgagtccacacagcattccgggatgggagaaaaatgtgctctggtttattggcattgctTTAAACACtttaatcacaatcgtcttgggtggtgctgaGCTCCGtacggagcaacggcgcctctgcaaaatagcctcgggaaggaacttgttttggtggaacgtgtaaggttgttttagtcgcgcaacagaaaactcagattggacagatagtctagctagctgtggattttggatttaccctgcagagatctgaggagcagttaaccgatagtcctcataaagccaccggagtttagaatgccaacacaaagaaagcccaaggcaacgtatatctggcctaaatgagggacatcaggcggaatttccggcggcactggagcaatcccggaagtgaaacgttGTGTATATAGACTAGATGAGAGTAACCCCATCAGGATAGATCATACCAGGTATcataattataaaataaattatgaCTACATCACAGCCTATCCAGGAAAGGTGtataaaaagaggaaaaaggtAACTCACAGGCAGCAGGTGGCAAAGAGTTAGGTCTGCGAAGGCATCTCCTGGGGAAAATCCTCTTTATTAATTTCTGGTCAGTTTTAACCGCACAGTGGTGTTATTAATATCTCAAAAGATCTAGTGCAGACCTGATCACTTTTTATGTATCCCAGTCTGCCAGTCTTGAGTTAGCATAGTCTTCAGTGCCAGTGAGGCCGATAGCATATCTGACCAAAAATGAAGGGAAGTCATTGTGAAACTTTTCACCAATGCTCCTAAAACAAAATGAGAAAGTAACAAGTAAAAATTGAAATTAGGAAAATTTGAAAGTTTAAATGATGAAAgtaagagaagaaaaagagagaaatgcgTCAGTGCTGTGATGTGATATGTTGGTCTTTCCATAAAGATTGTAACAATCGACTTGCACCAGCCTACAGTTTTTGTAACACAACCATACCAATACCATCCATTTTTTTCTGGACTATGACATGcatgcattaaaaaaacaacaaacttttGTTGAAGAAAGTGATCTTGCTGGTGCCTATTTcttaaaccaatcagattgtTAAAGCTGGGCCTAAATTGCCAAGCTCATCAGTGCTCTTGTTAAATATAGTGCCATGGTGGCAGAATGCAGAGTACATTTTTGCATGTCTTCAAAGGATATGTTTACAAATGTTCAAGTTGGTCTTAAAACAGTAGTCAGGTGCACATATGGAcattgatttgatttgtttgcTATAATAATTTCTCCTGTCCAAAGTTAGTGTTGCTTTTAGTGTGAAATTCCCTCTTTATATTAACTATACCTCCACTACAGCTCATCAAGCAAACACTGTTTGGAGAAACAGGAAGAGGACATTTCATACTTAATAGACTAACTTTAGAAGATACCCACTTCATTTTATAAACCCAGACTGCTGCAGCCTCATCTTAACTTCAGATAAACTTTAGAATGTAATTTTACACAAAAAAAGGGACTGTGGATTTTGTTCTCCATCACTTACATTGGAATTGGCTTTCGGAATAGATTGCTTCACGGCcaggaggaatgattacagcaagCAAAACCTGTTTCAGTGCACATATGGGAAGCTGATTACTATTTTAAGATGGCCTTGAACAATTCTGAAACCTATCCTTTAACTTTTTATTAGAGTTTTAGGGAGCTTTGGAGAGTTAACATTCAGCCAGGATTTTCCAATTCAAGTAATTGTTGAAGCCGCCTGCTCCACCTGGTAATATTGAATAGTTACACAGTTCAGCAGTGCAAACCACATGCTCACCCTACTTACAGTAATATAAATGTAGCTATAAGgctaataacttttttttgtctctttcagAAAACCACGGCCTGTTTCTCAGCTGGTTGCACAGCAAGCAAATCAGCAGTTTGCACCACCCACACTCCCCaaaaaggagaagaaagaaaaatcagAGAAAGACAAGAGTGATAAAGAACTAAcactaaaaaagaaaagctaTAAAAAGATGAGGTAATGAATTAATGTTTTCAAAGGAAATAGCAGAATAGCTATTCATATTCAGTGGTCTTTGATCTTTGCCACCACTGAAATATTTAGTATCAGCCAAGCAGTTTTcaaatctgtttgtttgtctcgGTTTGTCTCCTCACCAGGCCCAGGTTAAAAAACATAGACAGGAGCAGCGCCCAGCATCTAGAGGTCACAGTTGGAGACTTGACTGTaataatcacagactttaaGGAGAAAGCCAAACCCACGTCCACTTCAACAAGTGCTGCCTCAGCAGACCAACACAGCCAAAGTGGCTCAAGCTCTGATAACACTGAACGAGGGGTCTCCAGATGCTCTTCGCCCCGCGGGGAAGGCTCGCCGGTTAATGGAGAGACTCACTAACCTTCACACTCCCAGTCAGCACAACCCATTCTTCTGCACTCTCAACAGCCTCGACTAGAGATTAAACTTCAACATGCATTAATAATACTATACATGCCAATATGATAGCATTCACTTCGTTTGGGACTGTATTTTTCACTGCCTTCCCATAATGATAAAGAATTCAGGAGTCAGGACGTATGCTGTATGCTCAACTCCAAGAACTGTTGCAGCAAGATCTGTCATGATGAACTGAAAAAGGAATCGTAGCATTAAATCCTGAATGTCAGTGGAACTGTGCCACGTGTTGTGGTTACTTGTGTTTTAACACCTCAGTGTTACATCAGCATCACACTGAGCTGGTTTTTGCTGCACCGAATAAATGATGCATTATGAAAGAAAATAGGAAGAAGTCATCTCAGAATTGTAGTTTATCCTTGAATTTTGTTATCATTATTTGCACTTAATGGCATCCTATGTTCATAACATTTTTTTAGCATTATTTCCACTTTGCCATTATCAGTAAACCATAACACTGTTGGTTAATAGCCTTATCCAGCTCTCGTTTTATGCCATTGGATGCAATCATTTTTTAACTGtaacatttaagaaaaaatatTGAATAATTATTCTAAGTATGCTTCTCATTCAGTTGGTAGAGTTGAGCATGATTTTATCTATAGAATGGTTTATAttgtaaaataatgttaaataaaataagttgTAGATACTTggatattttttcatttttcaatacAAACCGGAACAGTTTGTAAAACACATGGATTTCTTAAAAGTTGCTTTACTGGAACAAAACTATTTTCCTCAATTATTTTCTATTGCATCTCCACAGctaatatattgtatttttgaaTGTGTTAACAACCTTTTTCATATCATGACTGCTATGTTCCATGAAGGCAAGACATGAAAAGGCAATTGACTTGGTATTTAACTTATGTTGCCAGTTCAGGTCAATCAATGAGTTACACACTTCACTGCACTGTTTTCCTTACACTTGTTGTAGTTGTGTCTTGAAAGGAAGGCCCTAAAAGCAATGATGGGAAGTATTACATTtactcacatactgtacatactgtaagtaTAAGCTTgaggtacttgagtatttccaactgctactttatacttataCCTCACAgcatttcagagggaaactTTGTACTTTTCATTCACTACAAACTAAATATGTGCTCAATTATAAAAAGATGCATTGTTGCAGGTTAAAGAACAGCTACTACAAAATTAAACCGATTTTGACTTCACAGTGTAAAGAAAAAATTGATGGATGTGTAAAGTTTACACTTCCATCAATTTTACATTTGATACTTAAAAGTATACATTGCTGATAATTCAGGCAGGGGTCTGGTTGTATTTACACCACTTCCACAATCCTCATTTTTAACTAATTTACCATGTACAGATGGGATTTGGGGTACATGAGTTACTTTCTCAACCATCTACCAGAATGTTTGACCCTGTGTTCCCATCCTGTGTGACACAATCTGAATAATAGATGTAATTATGCACCAAGCTTTGAATTtttgttagctaacgttacctggctgtctactgtacacacactgtaactGGTTGGAGAAATGGTTGATCAAACGAAACACGTGTAACGTTAACCGATGTGGGTGGGGCGGAAAACTGTAAACACCAACTGTGCTATTTGACTCTAGCTTCTGACTTGATTTATGAGATAGATTGTTAGCTGGTAGCACATCATCAGATGGTAGCTGAGATCAACAAAAATGTTCCGTTAGCGAATAAAACTTGAAACGCAAAATGCGATGCTATCTTAAAGCATTTCTCCTGTGCATGGTCTTCACCTTCTTTTCACTGTTGTATGTGTTCAATCAACTCGCTTCCACCTTAGAGGACAGAGACGACTGGAACCTGGAAGAACAGGGGATACCCGACAGGCGCAGTCATGGTTATGGGCACCTTCTCAGGAAAAGGCCTGGACTGACAGGCCTTCAAGACCGCGTAGAAGAGCTTGACAGGTAGTTTGGTTAGCgttaatttcatttaattacGAGCACATTAGTAACTTGGCTAGTGGTTAGCGTTACATACATTTGCAGTTGCTCTGAAGCTAGCGTGACTGTTAAATTGGACTAAAATGATAACGTTAATGTTGTAGTTGAAACGCTACCGTTAATTGAGTTGCTAAAGCTGACGTCAACGGCACGTAACGTTAACGTATGACCCggttaatttagctagctagttaacgttaCCAGGCTGATAATTTAATTGAAAATATAGCCAGCGTATTCATTGTGCTGTTTTACACCCACGGTATATAACTTTATGTGTTAACAATTACTAATGACTTTCTTGTATAATTCTAAAAGCTACCAcctgtcagctagctagctagataatTGATTTACCATTAACGTTACtactcgctagctagctagctagctaattctGTGCCTCGTTAGCTTTTGGCTGGATTTATAGGACGGCCACCTGTTAAACTACTAACCCCAAAACATGCCTGATGTCGAAGAGATTTAACGTTGAGGATGCAAAAGATCATGTTTTTATTCTGTCAGGTGTAAATCACTGTCAGTTTCTTACTGGAATCCATATTGGAGACTACCTGCTGATGTTTGTGGAGTGAACTGCTTATTGGAATCATCTCTTAGGTATGACTGATTTTGTGTGCATCTCTATAAATAGATACTACTGTTATTTATAACTGTCAACGTTCACCTACTTCCTAGGTTCATAGTTAAGAGTAAATGCTCAGCCTGTTCCTGCACTCATACCTTGAAACTACTCTTGAGTTTTTGAAGTCATAGTacaagcagttctcagaaatcaAACATGTTGACAACTTAGTGACAACACTTTAAGTCGTTAGTGTAAAGTCATTGTAATCATCATGAATACCTAGAGGCTGTAGTAATTTGGAGTACAAatacttttacattttaacCTGAAATGTCTATTGTACTTTTTTATCATCTCTACTCTACACAATGCAGTCATAGGTGGAGTAGTATCTTTAGTCTAGTCTAAGTTTTTGCAGAGAGAATGATAATTGAGGTCTTGGGGCTTTCTTGAATTTGTCTTGTTACAGTTTAATAACATCAGATGCAGATTTGGGGGATAACTAGAGCCTTgtacaaaattaaaataatgttaTCAATTATAACTGTGTATGTaacatgccatactatgacaTGTATACAGAGATATGATTGAAAACTGTTAAAGTGGTCCTTTCATTAAACCTAATACCAGTTCCAACCCTACAGGGCTAAGCACCAGTCAGCTGAGCCTGCTGATATCTTCATTACTTTGTTCTCTCCTGCACTTGTGTGTCCGTGCTGTTGTAACAATAACAACCGGGGTTAATTACTGATTCATTTTCACTTTGTCTTGGCTCTTAGAGAGAGGTCAGGCTCTGCAGTCAAGGAACATCGTGATGAAAGAAGTCACCTTGCTGTGGTGGCCTGTGGCCCCAGGCTAGAGGAGACTCTTACCATGTTGAAGTCTGCTGTTCTCCTCAGCAAAAAGCCTCTGCACTTTTACATCTTTGCTGAGGATGATCTACATGACCGCTTCAGAAATGCTGTAAGTTTCTTCCCAACAACACCAGAACTTTTATGTACTGTAGTTGTGTATTCATTTTCTGGTTGTACAGTTTCTTAAAGCAATGGCCCAGTTATGATTAAATCTGTGTCAACGATGGCTGATGCCATTGTAAACTAGCGTATACAGAATCACATTAAGAAAGCATTCTTGCAATGATTGCACAAATTGTGCAAGCAAACTCATGGCATGTTTGAAAAAGAGTCTGCCATTCTGAATGTATGGATGTTTTTACAGTAAAGCCTTCTTTTTACACAgttgtcatttttttgggcCCAAAGGCTGAGATGCATCATTTTTGAAAGAACATCTTAAGTTAAAATCTTACAATGTGTGGATATTGTTTAGGTACAATGTTTCTTTGTGCTTATCTTTTCTTAAAGCTGGACTCCTGGCCCAGGACTGTTCAGACCAAGTTTAACTTCACCATCTACCCCATCACTTTCCCCAAGGAGAATGTGAAGGAGTGGAAGAAGCTCTTCAAACCGTGTGCCTCTCAGAGGCTCTTCCTGCCAGTATGTCTAAAGTCATCCTTCATGTGTATAACTTCTAACAATTACACATTTGCAAATTGTACTCATATGTTTTTATTGTGGTCGGTTTTCCAGCTGATTCTAAAGGAGGTGGATTCTTTGCTCTATGTGGACACAGATATCATTTTTTTGCAGCCAGTAGAGGACATCTGGGCCCTTCTTTCTCAGTTCAAATCGAGCCACTTAGCTGCCATGGCTCCAGAGCACGAGGAGCCACGCATCGGCTGGTACAACCGTTTTGCCCGCCATCCTTACTATGGCAAGACAGGAATCAACTCAGGGGTCATGCTCATGAACATGACGCGCCTCAGGGAGAAATCCTTTAAGGTAATGTGCAGGTAGAATATCTTTTTCTTGCAAGTTTTTTGATGCATGATAACTTCTTTCTGCTGTTGCTATGTATCGTTGCCAATTTAATATATTACCAGTGTAGCATGATGGCCATTGTGACATTAAAACTAAGGTTAAGTGCTCACCTATGAAGGCAAGAAGTGCTAAGCAGATGTGAAACATCTAAAATGTAAGTTGTATTATGTCCAGATCTGAAATTAGTATTATTAtgaaattattattagtagCTGTAGCACCAAGATTGACCAGCTGAGGTCACTCTTgtaatttctaaaaaaaacagtttatttgAGTTGAAGTGTTGACAAAAGGAATCATTTTTCCAGAATTGCAGAGTTATGATTTCCTGATGCAAAATGATATAAATGCTCTCTTGATTGCTGTATTTTTATCTTCTAGAATGACATGACAATAGTTGCACTGAAGTGGGAGGAAATTCTGATGCCCCTTCTCCAGAAGTATAAACTCAATATCACCTGGGGTGACCAGGACCTTCTTAATATCATATTTCACTATAACCCAGGTTTGTGCTATCACATATacatcattatttattattattattagtcttGAATGTTGCGCTAGTTCAGGACACAAACGAGGCTTCACTATAGACGTTTGTTGTTTTGGACATTTACcatcaaataaacaaacatttgagGGTTTGTAACCCAGTTATTGACAATCCTAATCGATCCAATCATGTCTCTTGCTGTGTTACAGAAAGCCTATATGTGTTCCCCTGCCAGTGGAACTACCG
Coding sequences within it:
- the LOC116038477 gene encoding YY1-associated factor 2, translated to MGDKKSPTRPKRQSKPSADDGYWDCSVCTFRNTAEAFKCTMCDVRKGTSTRKPRPVSQLVAQQANQQFAPPTLPKKEKKEKSEKDKSDKELTLKKKSYKKMRPRLKNIDRSSAQHLEVTVGDLTVIITDFKEKAKPTSTSTSAASADQHSQSGSSSDNTERGVSRCSSPRGEGSPVNGETH
- the LOC116038674 gene encoding glucoside xylosyltransferase 1-like isoform X3, producing MRCYLKAFLLCMVFTFFSLLYVFNQLASTLEDRDDWNLEEQGIPDRRSHGYGHLLRKRPGLTGLQDRVEELDRERSGSAVKEHRDERSHLAVVACGPRLEETLTMLKSAVLLSKKPLHFYIFAEDDLHDRFRNALDSWPRTVQTKFNFTIYPITFPKENVKEWKKLFKPCASQRLFLPLILKEVDSLLYVDTDIIFLQPVEDIWALLSQFKSSHLAAMAPEHEEPRIGWYNRFARHPYYGKTGINSGVMLMNMTRLREKSFKNDMTIVALKWEEILMPLLQKYKLNITWGDQDLLNIIFHYNPESLYVFPCQWNYRPDHCIYGSNCQQADQEGVFILHGNRGVYHDDKQPAFRAVYEAIQKYTFGEDMETSLLQPLEASLQATRNTYCGRASHLFTKKLKQSIMSVQQDAAQRR
- the LOC116038674 gene encoding glucoside xylosyltransferase 1-like isoform X2; translation: MRCYLKAFLLCMVFTFFSLLYVFNQLASTLEDRDDWNLEEQGIPDRRSHGYGHLLRKRPGLTGLQDRVEELDRCKSLSVSYWNPYWRLPADVCGVNCLLESSLRERSGSAVKEHRDERSHLAVVACGPRLEETLTMLKSAVLLSKKPLHFYIFAEDDLHDRFRNALDSWPRTVQTKFNFTIYPITFPKENVKEWKKLFKPCASQRLFLPPVEDIWALLSQFKSSHLAAMAPEHEEPRIGWYNRFARHPYYGKTGINSGVMLMNMTRLREKSFKNDMTIVALKWEEILMPLLQKYKLNITWGDQDLLNIIFHYNPESLYVFPCQWNYRPDHCIYGSNCQQADQEGVFILHGNRGVYHDDKQPAFRAVYEAIQKYTFGEDMETSLLQPLEASLQATRNTYCGRASHLFTKKLKQSIMSVQQDAAQRR
- the LOC116038674 gene encoding glucoside xylosyltransferase 1-like isoform X1, producing the protein MRCYLKAFLLCMVFTFFSLLYVFNQLASTLEDRDDWNLEEQGIPDRRSHGYGHLLRKRPGLTGLQDRVEELDRCKSLSVSYWNPYWRLPADVCGVNCLLESSLRERSGSAVKEHRDERSHLAVVACGPRLEETLTMLKSAVLLSKKPLHFYIFAEDDLHDRFRNALDSWPRTVQTKFNFTIYPITFPKENVKEWKKLFKPCASQRLFLPLILKEVDSLLYVDTDIIFLQPVEDIWALLSQFKSSHLAAMAPEHEEPRIGWYNRFARHPYYGKTGINSGVMLMNMTRLREKSFKNDMTIVALKWEEILMPLLQKYKLNITWGDQDLLNIIFHYNPESLYVFPCQWNYRPDHCIYGSNCQQADQEGVFILHGNRGVYHDDKQPAFRAVYEAIQKYTFGEDMETSLLQPLEASLQATRNTYCGRASHLFTKKLKQSIMSVQQDAAQRR